A window of the Nitrospirota bacterium genome harbors these coding sequences:
- the purQ gene encoding phosphoribosylformylglycinamidine synthase subunit PurQ translates to MRFGVVVFPGSNCDLDALYVLRNVLGVPADLVWHGQADLSGYDTVILPGGFSYGDYLRAGALAAFSPVMGAVKSYAERGGLVVGICNGFQILVEAGLLPGALITNKTLSFICREVPLRVERTDTPFTKLYRLGEIIRLPIAHQTGNYMGNPDTLAQIQNHRQILFRYCGEEGESSPDANPNGSALDIAGLQNLQGNVLGMMPHPERASESVLGRADGLRLFESILAHAQHRN, encoded by the coding sequence ATGAGATTCGGCGTCGTCGTCTTCCCGGGCTCCAATTGCGATCTGGATGCGCTGTATGTTCTGAGGAACGTCCTCGGCGTGCCGGCCGATCTCGTTTGGCACGGTCAAGCGGATCTCTCCGGATATGACACCGTCATTCTACCCGGAGGTTTTTCGTACGGGGACTACCTCCGCGCCGGCGCCCTCGCCGCCTTCTCTCCCGTCATGGGCGCCGTGAAATCCTATGCGGAGCGGGGCGGCCTCGTAGTGGGCATCTGCAATGGCTTCCAGATCCTGGTCGAAGCCGGTCTCCTGCCGGGCGCCTTGATTACGAACAAAACGCTCTCCTTCATCTGCCGTGAGGTCCCCCTGAGGGTGGAGCGAACGGACACCCCCTTCACCAAGCTCTATCGCCTGGGCGAAATCATCCGCTTGCCCATCGCCCACCAAACCGGAAACTACATGGGAAACCCCGACACCCTCGCGCAGATCCAGAACCACCGCCAGATCCTATTCCGCTACTGCGGCGAAGAAGGGGAATCGTCGCCGGACGCCAATCCAAACGGCTCGGCCCTGGACATTGCAGGGCTCCAGAACCTCCAAGGCAACGTGCTCGGCATGATGCCCCACCCCGAACGCGCCTCCGAATCCGTTCTGGGGCGCGCGGACGGACTCAGACTCTTCGAATCCATCCTTGCCCACGCCCAACACCGGAACTGA
- a CDS encoding threonylcarbamoyl-AMP synthase has product MRRKSGDARRISNARFPQLVPIREAYPDGDVLDRARLEIYAGGIVAYPTETFFGLGVNALDSKAVEKLFALKGRDRKKAMPMLLPSRNSLDQWARKVTPLARRLMEAFWPGPLTLLLAARPGLPAPLIGQDGTLGVRETRLRWVQDWVAACGTLITSTSANRSGRSPATRGAQVAREFGLGVDLVLDAAGCTLRAPSTVVDARQKRPVIVREGAIARKDILEAAQ; this is encoded by the coding sequence GTGCGTAGGAAGTCCGGTGACGCCCGACGAATTTCGAATGCAAGATTCCCCCAACTTGTTCCGATCCGAGAGGCCTACCCGGATGGAGACGTGCTGGACCGCGCCCGCCTTGAAATCTATGCCGGTGGAATTGTGGCGTACCCCACGGAAACGTTTTTCGGACTTGGCGTGAACGCGCTCGACTCAAAGGCCGTGGAGAAACTCTTTGCCCTCAAGGGAAGAGATCGAAAGAAAGCCATGCCGATGCTGCTCCCCTCGCGCAATTCCCTCGATCAGTGGGCGCGCAAGGTGACGCCCCTCGCCCGAAGGCTGATGGAGGCCTTCTGGCCGGGGCCGCTCACGCTCCTGCTCGCCGCCCGTCCCGGATTGCCCGCTCCGCTCATCGGTCAGGACGGCACACTGGGGGTTCGGGAGACCCGACTCCGCTGGGTTCAGGATTGGGTGGCGGCTTGCGGCACGTTGATCACCTCCACGAGCGCGAATCGATCCGGCCGTTCCCCGGCCACTCGCGGCGCCCAGGTGGCGCGGGAGTTCGGACTGGGAGTCGATCTGGTTCTCGACGCGGCGGGATGCACCTTGCGCGCGCCATCCACGGTGGTGGACGCCCGCCAAAAGCGGCCGGTGATCGTCCGTGAAGGCGCCATCGCGCGAAAAGACATCCTGGAGGCCGCCCAGTGA
- the gatC gene encoding Asp-tRNA(Asn)/Glu-tRNA(Gln) amidotransferase subunit GatC, translated as MPVTKETVDHVAKLARLEFPEEKKAKLTEQLGNILDYVSKLNELKTDDVAPLTHTLDLETPYREDAVKPSLGLEDALANAPAKEGPYFKVPPIIE; from the coding sequence ATGCCGGTCACCAAAGAAACCGTCGATCACGTCGCCAAGCTCGCCCGGCTGGAATTTCCCGAGGAAAAAAAGGCCAAGCTCACCGAGCAGCTCGGGAACATTCTCGACTATGTCTCGAAGTTGAATGAATTGAAGACGGATGACGTGGCGCCCCTCACTCATACCCTCGATCTGGAGACGCCATATCGAGAGGACGCCGTGAAACCTTCGCTCGGGCTGGAAGACGCCCTGGCCAACGCGCCCGCCAAGGAAGGCCCGTACTTCAAAGTGCCGCCGATCATTGAATAG
- a CDS encoding divalent-cation tolerance protein CutA, with product MADFVDAIVVLITAPPGEAADTISRKILEDKLAACVNQIPQIRSLYGWEGKINDDSEVLLVVKTTRSHFQKLVHVVKSVHPYEVPEIIALPVVDGSDSYLKWIAEATRT from the coding sequence ATGGCTGATTTCGTTGACGCCATCGTCGTTCTCATCACCGCTCCTCCCGGCGAAGCGGCGGACACAATCAGCCGCAAGATCCTGGAGGACAAGCTCGCCGCCTGCGTGAATCAAATTCCCCAGATCCGCTCACTGTATGGGTGGGAAGGAAAAATCAACGACGATTCCGAGGTGTTACTGGTTGTCAAGACCACTCGATCACACTTCCAGAAACTCGTCCACGTTGTGAAGAGCGTCCACCCCTATGAAGTGCCGGAGATCATCGCGCTGCCCGTGGTGGACGGTTCGGACTCGTATTTGAAATGGATTGCCGAAGCCACGCGAACGTGA
- the gatA gene encoding Asp-tRNA(Asn)/Glu-tRNA(Gln) amidotransferase subunit GatA, producing MDLLDLTLKEARDGLRARKFSSVDLTKAVLAEVEKREPEIHSFITLTPDLAMAQAREADAALDKGNAPPLCGVPIALKDIFCTRGVKTTCGSRILENFVPPFDATVTRKLRDAGAVIVGKANMDEFAMGSSTERSAFGPTRNPVNTACVPGGSSGGSAAAVAAKFAFGSIGTDTGGSIRQPAAFCGVVGMKPTYGRVSRYGMIAFASSLDQAGPFARNTDDAALLLQAIMGHDPLDSTSSPLPAPNLQSELEPVSKGLRLGKPKEYFVQGLDPEIRAAIDGALKKMESAGAAVEEVTLPHTEYAVPTYYVLAPAEASSNLSRFDGVRYGFRARMAGGPRSTMDGSGGGRAPGTDRLLEVFTESRSQGFGEEVKRRILIGTYALSAGYYDAYYLKALKVRRLIKQDYDRAFSRVDVIVTPTTPSPAFKLGEKLDDPLQMYLSDIFTIPCNLAGLCGISIPCGKTKSGLPIGLQILGKPLDEQKVLRVAKAFEECLR from the coding sequence ATGGATCTCCTAGATCTGACTCTGAAGGAAGCGCGCGACGGGCTCCGTGCCCGGAAATTCTCCTCCGTCGATCTCACCAAGGCTGTTCTGGCCGAAGTGGAAAAGCGGGAGCCTGAAATCCACAGCTTCATCACCCTCACGCCGGATCTCGCGATGGCCCAAGCCAGGGAAGCCGATGCGGCACTCGACAAAGGGAACGCGCCGCCGCTGTGTGGAGTGCCCATCGCGCTGAAGGACATCTTCTGCACGAGAGGCGTCAAGACCACCTGCGGCAGCCGGATTCTAGAAAACTTCGTGCCCCCCTTCGACGCCACCGTCACGCGAAAACTTCGAGACGCCGGCGCCGTGATTGTAGGAAAGGCCAATATGGACGAATTCGCCATGGGTTCCTCCACGGAACGCAGTGCGTTCGGCCCGACGAGGAATCCGGTGAACACCGCCTGCGTTCCGGGCGGCTCCAGTGGTGGTTCCGCGGCCGCGGTGGCCGCGAAGTTTGCGTTCGGTTCAATCGGCACCGATACGGGCGGGTCGATCCGCCAGCCGGCGGCCTTTTGCGGCGTGGTCGGCATGAAGCCCACATACGGCCGGGTGAGCCGATACGGCATGATCGCCTTTGCCTCGTCGCTCGATCAGGCCGGACCCTTCGCGCGGAACACCGATGACGCCGCACTTCTCCTCCAAGCCATCATGGGGCACGATCCGCTCGACTCCACGTCCTCCCCTCTGCCGGCCCCCAACCTGCAATCGGAATTGGAGCCCGTGAGCAAGGGCCTCCGGCTCGGCAAGCCGAAGGAGTACTTCGTGCAGGGTCTCGATCCGGAAATCCGCGCGGCCATCGACGGAGCGCTCAAGAAAATGGAATCCGCAGGCGCGGCGGTGGAAGAAGTCACGTTGCCGCACACGGAGTACGCCGTGCCGACCTACTACGTCCTGGCGCCGGCCGAAGCCAGCTCGAATCTTTCACGCTTCGATGGCGTGCGATACGGATTCCGCGCCAGGATGGCTGGCGGTCCCCGGAGCACCATGGACGGTAGCGGAGGGGGCCGCGCCCCCGGCACGGACAGACTCCTCGAGGTGTTCACGGAGTCACGGTCACAGGGATTCGGCGAAGAGGTGAAGCGTCGCATCCTGATCGGCACCTACGCCCTGAGCGCCGGATATTACGACGCCTACTACCTCAAGGCCCTGAAAGTGCGCCGGCTCATCAAGCAGGATTACGACCGCGCGTTTTCAAGGGTCGACGTTATCGTCACTCCCACGACTCCATCACCGGCCTTCAAGCTCGGCGAGAAGCTGGACGATCCGCTCCAGATGTACCTGTCGGACATCTTCACCATTCCTTGCAATCTGGCGGGTCTCTGCGGCATTTCGATTCCCTGCGGGAAAACGAAGAGCGGACTCCCCATCGGCCTCCAGATCCTGGGCAAACCGCTCGACGAGCAGAAGGTGCTCCGCGTCGCAAAGGCGTTTGAGGAATGTCTCAGATAG
- the purD gene encoding phosphoribosylamine--glycine ligase: MNILVVGGGGREHALVWRLAQSPEKPRIFCVPGSDGISHLAETANIRVDQIPHLVQFAREERIDVAVVGPEQPLVAGLIDELQKAGVPSVGPTRTAAEIEGSKVFMKELMTRVGVKTAPFKVLSGKTDTLTYIRHRPFPQVLKVDGLAGGKGAFVLNELADAWAALGMIFDSKELAEAGKRLIVEDFLPGEEASFIVLTDGENCVPLPPAQDHKRLNDDDQGPNTGGMGAYVPAPVLTDELQQRVLKEIIRPVLHGMAQMGRPYRGFLYAGLMITKEGPSVLEFNARPGDPETQPQMFSLREDLLPVLVQVAQGRLEGRPQSIEFSPSACVVVSSAGYPGTPEKGKVIQGLGKKETDPDVAVFHAGTKKSGENWITNGGRVLGVTARGSSLQNALQKAYGRLETIQFEGMHFRKDIGRKGLNRPEAP; encoded by the coding sequence ATGAACATTCTAGTCGTCGGCGGCGGAGGGCGGGAGCATGCCCTTGTCTGGAGGCTGGCTCAGAGTCCCGAGAAACCCCGCATCTTCTGTGTTCCGGGAAGCGATGGGATTTCTCACCTCGCGGAAACCGCCAATATCCGCGTGGACCAGATTCCTCACCTCGTCCAGTTCGCGAGAGAAGAGAGAATCGACGTCGCCGTGGTGGGTCCCGAACAGCCGCTTGTTGCCGGTCTGATCGACGAACTCCAGAAGGCGGGCGTCCCATCCGTAGGACCTACCCGCACCGCGGCAGAAATCGAAGGAAGCAAGGTCTTCATGAAAGAACTTATGACGCGCGTCGGCGTGAAAACGGCACCCTTCAAGGTTCTTTCCGGCAAGACCGACACGCTGACCTACATCCGGCACCGGCCCTTCCCTCAAGTGCTCAAAGTGGACGGACTCGCCGGCGGCAAGGGCGCCTTTGTTTTGAATGAACTTGCGGACGCATGGGCGGCCCTGGGGATGATCTTCGACTCGAAGGAACTCGCCGAAGCTGGAAAACGGCTGATCGTGGAAGATTTTCTGCCCGGAGAGGAGGCCTCGTTCATTGTGCTGACCGACGGAGAGAACTGCGTTCCACTTCCACCGGCGCAGGACCACAAAAGGCTCAACGACGACGACCAAGGCCCCAACACCGGCGGCATGGGCGCGTACGTCCCCGCCCCCGTCCTCACCGACGAACTGCAACAGCGCGTCCTGAAAGAGATCATCCGGCCCGTTCTGCACGGCATGGCGCAAATGGGACGTCCCTATCGGGGATTTCTCTACGCCGGCCTCATGATCACAAAAGAGGGGCCGTCCGTACTGGAGTTCAATGCCCGTCCTGGAGATCCGGAGACGCAGCCCCAAATGTTTTCGCTCCGCGAAGATCTCCTTCCCGTTCTGGTCCAAGTGGCGCAGGGCAGATTGGAGGGTCGCCCTCAGTCGATCGAGTTTTCTCCTTCAGCGTGTGTCGTGGTGTCCTCGGCCGGATATCCCGGAACCCCGGAGAAAGGAAAAGTCATACAAGGGCTGGGGAAGAAAGAAACCGATCCGGACGTGGCCGTCTTTCATGCGGGCACAAAGAAATCCGGGGAAAATTGGATCACCAACGGCGGGCGCGTGCTCGGAGTGACGGCGCGCGGCAGCTCGCTCCAAAACGCCCTTCAGAAGGCCTACGGCCGCCTCGAAACCATCCAGTTTGAAGGCATGCATTTCCGAAAAGACATCGGGCGGAAAGGCCTGAACCGACCGGAGGCGCCCTGA
- a CDS encoding amidophosphoribosyltransferase — MGGPVALELREGCGVFGIYSHSEAANMTYLGLHALQHRGQESAGIATADGQRIMTHRGMGLVADIFDEDTLAKLHGHHAIGHVRYSTAGSSDLKNAQPLLVTSSKGAVALAHNGNLVNYEIIRNELENHGAIFQSSTDTEVIAHLMAISQQEKLIDRIISALSYVRGAFSLVFLTEKALIAARDPQGFRPLVLGTLGDSYVVASETCAFDLIGAKFEREIEPGEIIVVDEWGLNSLKPFTQQQHAKCVFEFVYFARPDSTIFGRNVYEVRKELGRQLAREAPVPADLVMAVPDSGVPAAIGFAEESGIPYEIGMIRNHYVGRTFIEPQQSIRNFGVKLKLNPIPHVLKGKRVIVVDDSIVRGTTGRKIMKMLRHAGAREVHARITSPPFAWPCYYGIDTPTRKELIAAVHTIEEMNQFLTSDSLRYLSLDGLLKIAAKNDIEGFCRACFSGQYPVKIPQPSTVEQIPLFRGHAKTNGESPGAREEKPPVPAETPVAKEKGTRTDFVY; from the coding sequence ATGGGAGGCCCCGTGGCGTTAGAGCTTCGCGAGGGCTGCGGCGTATTCGGCATCTATTCTCACAGCGAGGCCGCGAACATGACCTACCTCGGCCTGCACGCCCTCCAGCACCGGGGTCAGGAGAGCGCCGGCATCGCCACGGCGGACGGACAGAGAATCATGACCCACCGAGGCATGGGCCTCGTGGCGGACATCTTCGATGAAGACACCCTGGCGAAGTTGCACGGACACCACGCCATCGGTCATGTGCGCTATTCGACGGCCGGAAGCAGCGACCTCAAGAACGCGCAGCCCCTGCTCGTCACGTCTTCCAAAGGCGCCGTCGCCCTCGCCCACAACGGCAATCTCGTCAATTACGAAATCATCCGCAACGAACTGGAAAACCACGGAGCCATCTTTCAATCCTCCACGGACACCGAAGTGATCGCGCATCTGATGGCCATCTCCCAGCAAGAGAAGCTCATCGACCGGATCATATCGGCCCTGTCCTACGTCCGGGGGGCCTTCTCGCTCGTGTTTCTGACCGAGAAGGCGCTGATTGCCGCCCGTGACCCGCAGGGATTCCGCCCGCTCGTCCTGGGAACGCTCGGTGATTCGTATGTCGTCGCCTCCGAAACCTGCGCCTTCGACCTCATCGGCGCGAAATTCGAGCGCGAGATCGAACCCGGCGAAATCATCGTGGTGGACGAATGGGGCCTCAACAGCCTCAAGCCCTTCACGCAGCAACAACACGCGAAATGCGTGTTCGAGTTCGTCTACTTTGCGCGACCGGACAGCACCATCTTCGGCCGCAATGTCTATGAAGTGCGCAAGGAGCTTGGCCGCCAGCTCGCGCGCGAGGCTCCCGTGCCGGCCGATCTCGTGATGGCCGTGCCCGATTCCGGTGTGCCCGCCGCCATCGGATTCGCGGAAGAATCCGGGATCCCGTACGAAATAGGAATGATCCGAAATCACTACGTCGGCCGCACCTTCATCGAACCCCAGCAGAGCATTCGCAACTTCGGCGTGAAGCTGAAACTCAATCCCATTCCGCACGTTCTCAAGGGAAAGCGTGTGATCGTGGTCGACGATTCGATCGTACGGGGCACCACGGGCCGGAAGATCATGAAGATGCTCCGCCACGCCGGCGCGCGGGAAGTCCACGCCCGCATTACCTCTCCGCCCTTCGCCTGGCCCTGCTATTACGGCATCGACACACCCACCCGGAAAGAGTTGATCGCCGCGGTGCATACCATTGAAGAAATGAACCAGTTCCTGACAAGCGATTCTCTCCGCTACCTCAGCCTGGACGGTCTGCTGAAAATCGCCGCCAAGAACGATATCGAAGGGTTCTGTCGCGCCTGCTTCTCGGGGCAGTATCCCGTGAAAATTCCCCAACCCAGCACAGTGGAACAGATCCCGCTTTTCCGGGGCCACGCCAAAACAAACGGCGAATCCCCGGGGGCGAGAGAGGAAAAGCCGCCCGTCCCGGCGGAAACGCCGGTCGCCAAGGAAAAAGGCACCCGCACGGATTTTGTCTACTGA
- the purE gene encoding 5-(carboxyamino)imidazole ribonucleotide mutase — protein MGSLSDQDSMQEAAKALSDFGIPYESHVTSAHRTPSRTEKLVHDCEANGVEVFIAGAGGAAHLAGVVAARTLVPVIGVPLDSSPLRGIDALLSTAQMPPGVPVASMGIGRWGARNAGILAVQILSLSRPPLREALAKHRKTMEEGVEEADGKLKKGA, from the coding sequence ATGGGCAGCCTATCGGATCAAGACTCCATGCAAGAAGCGGCTAAGGCCTTGTCGGACTTTGGAATCCCATACGAGTCCCACGTCACGTCGGCCCATCGCACACCTTCGCGAACCGAGAAACTGGTACACGATTGCGAAGCGAACGGCGTGGAAGTATTCATCGCGGGCGCCGGCGGAGCGGCTCACCTCGCCGGCGTGGTGGCGGCGCGAACTCTCGTTCCGGTGATTGGGGTTCCGCTCGATTCGTCCCCACTCAGGGGAATCGATGCCCTCCTCTCCACTGCCCAGATGCCCCCGGGAGTTCCCGTGGCCTCCATGGGCATCGGCCGATGGGGAGCAAGGAATGCGGGGATTCTGGCCGTCCAAATTCTTTCCCTGAGCCGGCCGCCTCTCCGGGAGGCCCTGGCGAAACATCGAAAGACCATGGAAGAAGGTGTTGAGGAAGCGGATGGAAAACTCAAGAAGGGTGCGTAG
- a CDS encoding DUF1015 domain-containing protein translates to MIEIKPFRGVRYSASHIRDLSNVVAPPYDVITPDLQESLYETHQYNCVRLTFGKIYGSDTPDDNRYTRSAQLLHDWMAKGTLAADAEPSIYITQQEYPVPLWPHGPMTPTRRKQVGFVALFKLRPLTSGDIFPHEKTHGPPKEDRYKLLESTRANFCQVFGLYSDPSGKIEELLKKRIRGKASKVQFQTVEGSEHRMWVESDKAFLGPFIQLVQKSALMIADGHHRYEAALRFSKDHPGRETPWSHVLMYFTRMEGEGVSVYPTHRLVGGLEKRDAQAFVAQLRKDHPTDIVSFDRTNPQKMARRLLSQLEKKGKFPYFGIYIADSTELVFVNARNAKVKVPAALKQMTVPILHEGFIEPLLGKGKERETRTLSYGVDPIELMRWVDEGQYQIAFLVPPVDTKSVFEAASQSIILPPKTTFFFPKRLSGMVMYKWELPVKQEQAG, encoded by the coding sequence ATGATCGAGATCAAACCCTTCCGGGGGGTGCGGTACAGCGCCTCCCACATCCGCGACCTCTCGAACGTGGTGGCCCCTCCTTACGACGTCATCACGCCTGATCTCCAGGAATCGCTCTACGAAACGCACCAGTACAATTGCGTCCGTCTGACCTTCGGAAAGATTTACGGGAGCGACACGCCGGATGACAATCGATACACCCGTTCGGCGCAATTGCTGCACGACTGGATGGCCAAGGGAACTCTGGCCGCGGATGCCGAGCCCTCCATCTACATCACCCAGCAGGAATATCCGGTTCCCCTCTGGCCTCACGGCCCCATGACCCCGACCCGGCGCAAGCAGGTCGGGTTCGTCGCTTTGTTCAAACTTAGGCCGCTGACATCGGGAGACATTTTCCCGCATGAGAAGACGCACGGGCCCCCGAAGGAAGACCGGTACAAGCTCCTCGAATCCACCCGCGCCAATTTCTGCCAGGTGTTCGGACTCTACTCCGATCCCTCGGGAAAGATCGAGGAGCTCCTAAAAAAACGGATCAGGGGCAAGGCCTCCAAGGTCCAATTCCAAACGGTGGAAGGATCGGAACACCGGATGTGGGTCGAGTCCGACAAGGCTTTTCTCGGTCCCTTCATCCAGTTGGTTCAGAAAAGCGCCCTGATGATCGCGGATGGCCATCACCGCTATGAAGCGGCCCTTCGCTTCTCCAAAGATCATCCGGGCCGGGAAACCCCGTGGTCGCACGTCCTCATGTACTTCACGCGGATGGAAGGCGAAGGGGTCTCCGTGTATCCCACCCACCGTCTCGTCGGGGGTCTGGAAAAGCGGGATGCGCAGGCCTTCGTGGCCCAACTGCGAAAAGACCACCCGACGGACATCGTCTCGTTCGACCGGACAAACCCCCAGAAGATGGCGCGGCGCCTCCTCAGCCAACTCGAGAAAAAAGGCAAGTTCCCCTATTTCGGAATCTACATTGCGGACAGCACCGAGCTCGTTTTCGTGAACGCCAGGAACGCGAAGGTGAAAGTCCCGGCGGCGTTGAAACAGATGACCGTCCCGATCCTCCATGAAGGATTCATCGAACCCCTCTTGGGAAAAGGGAAAGAGCGCGAAACGCGCACCTTGAGTTACGGCGTCGATCCTATTGAACTAATGCGGTGGGTGGACGAGGGCCAATATCAGATCGCCTTCTTGGTGCCGCCCGTCGATACCAAATCCGTGTTCGAGGCCGCCTCCCAATCGATCATCCTCCCGCCAAAGACGACTTTCTTTTTTCCCAAGCGCCTCTCCGGGATGGTCATGTACAAGTGGGAACTGCCCGTCAAGCAGGAGCAGGCGGGGTGA
- the purL gene encoding phosphoribosylformylglycinamidine synthase subunit PurL — protein MLTLAARHGLGPAEYERLRELLGREPDEIEMGVMGAMWSEHCSYKSSKVHLRKLASSSPRLVQGPGENAGIVELMDGWCAAFKIESHNHPSYIEPFQGAATGVGGIIRDILAMGARPIALLDSLRFGWPDHPKTKYLVNGVVSGVGSYGNCVGVPTVGGEIQFHRSYNRNNLVNAFCLGIVRKDRIIRGRAEGIGNPLIYTGAKTGRDGIHGATMASAAFGSKDEEVKRPNVQIADPFMEKLLIEACLEAIDKGLVLGMQDMGAAGIINSTSEMAGRGGNGVDLQLERVPLREPAMRPYEIVLSESQERMVLVVPSSRASEAVELFRKWGLNTEVFGNVTDHGAVRLLSDGREVGRIPVHVIVDGAPQYTRAFEADPRPAATPPPALREEPERIFKALLADPNLKSKRWVWEKYDWSVGTNTVLGPGSDAAVLRLKGSRGGIALTVDANPRWCFADPKKGTILTLLESFRNLACVGAEPVGVTNCLNFGNPENQRVMGQFAAAVAGLQEACKNLTLPIVSGNVSFYNETEGDQIHPTPALALVGTLEDVSKPVGASFRKDNQIIGLVGDSLGSAMHLVGSEALAFLEDAEGIPPYEPSFQKEQATASFLREALNAAIVSSVHDVSDGGLAVALMECCLGAASIGGIGARVSLKNSNHPIAELFGEGPPRFVISADADSAGRLHELASSHQVTFSEIGRTGGDALVLDPFLRIPLRALREQWEAPWR, from the coding sequence ATGCTGACTCTCGCCGCTCGCCACGGTCTCGGACCGGCCGAATACGAGCGCCTGAGAGAGCTGCTCGGCCGGGAACCGGACGAGATCGAAATGGGCGTCATGGGCGCCATGTGGAGCGAGCATTGCAGCTACAAAAGCTCCAAGGTACATCTCCGCAAGTTGGCGAGTTCCAGCCCGCGCCTCGTGCAGGGCCCCGGCGAAAATGCAGGCATCGTCGAGCTGATGGACGGCTGGTGCGCCGCTTTCAAGATCGAGAGCCACAATCATCCCTCGTACATCGAGCCGTTCCAGGGTGCGGCCACCGGCGTGGGCGGAATCATCCGCGACATCCTCGCCATGGGCGCCCGCCCCATCGCCCTGCTCGACTCCCTCCGCTTCGGCTGGCCCGATCATCCGAAAACGAAATACCTCGTGAACGGAGTCGTCTCCGGCGTCGGCTCCTACGGAAACTGTGTCGGCGTGCCCACCGTGGGCGGTGAAATCCAGTTCCATCGCTCCTACAATCGGAACAATCTCGTCAATGCGTTCTGCCTCGGCATCGTCCGGAAGGACCGCATCATTCGCGGACGCGCCGAGGGCATTGGAAATCCTCTGATCTACACAGGCGCAAAGACCGGAAGGGACGGCATCCACGGCGCCACGATGGCCTCGGCCGCATTCGGCTCCAAGGATGAGGAGGTCAAGCGGCCCAACGTCCAGATCGCGGATCCGTTCATGGAAAAACTTCTGATCGAAGCCTGCCTCGAAGCCATCGACAAGGGCCTCGTCCTCGGGATGCAGGACATGGGCGCGGCCGGCATCATCAACTCCACGTCCGAAATGGCGGGGCGCGGGGGAAACGGAGTGGATCTCCAACTGGAACGCGTGCCTCTCCGGGAGCCGGCGATGAGACCCTACGAAATCGTGCTTTCTGAGTCGCAGGAACGAATGGTCCTCGTGGTTCCCTCTTCGAGAGCCTCGGAAGCCGTCGAACTGTTCCGCAAGTGGGGTCTGAATACGGAAGTCTTCGGAAATGTCACGGATCACGGCGCCGTCCGACTGCTCTCCGACGGCCGGGAGGTCGGGCGGATTCCCGTTCACGTGATCGTGGACGGCGCGCCGCAATACACCCGTGCCTTCGAGGCCGACCCGCGCCCGGCCGCGACCCCCCCCCCGGCGCTCCGCGAGGAACCGGAACGGATCTTCAAGGCGCTGCTGGCCGACCCGAATCTGAAGAGCAAGCGCTGGGTGTGGGAGAAATACGATTGGAGCGTGGGCACCAACACCGTGTTAGGGCCGGGTTCCGATGCCGCCGTCCTCCGTCTGAAGGGATCGCGGGGGGGGATCGCACTGACGGTGGATGCCAACCCGCGGTGGTGCTTCGCCGACCCGAAAAAGGGAACGATCCTGACGCTTCTCGAATCCTTCCGAAATCTTGCCTGCGTGGGAGCGGAACCCGTGGGGGTGACCAATTGCCTGAACTTCGGGAACCCGGAGAATCAGCGCGTGATGGGCCAATTCGCCGCCGCCGTGGCCGGTTTGCAAGAGGCCTGCAAAAACCTTACACTCCCGATTGTGAGTGGAAACGTCAGTTTCTACAACGAAACCGAAGGGGACCAAATCCATCCAACACCCGCTTTGGCTCTCGTTGGGACACTCGAAGACGTATCCAAGCCGGTAGGCGCTTCGTTCAGGAAAGATAATCAGATCATCGGGTTGGTTGGAGACTCATTGGGTTCGGCAATGCATCTTGTTGGTTCAGAAGCCCTCGCATTCCTCGAGGACGCAGAAGGGATTCCTCCTTACGAACCCAGTTTCCAAAAGGAGCAGGCCACCGCTTCGTTTCTCCGCGAGGCTCTGAACGCAGCGATAGTTTCTTCTGTGCACGACGTATCGGATGGGGGGCTTGCCGTGGCGCTCATGGAATGTTGTCTGGGTGCGGCAAGCATCGGCGGCATCGGAGCCCGCGTGTCCCTGAAGAACTCAAATCATCCCATTGCCGAATTGTTCGGCGAAGGTCCTCCCCGATTCGTGATCTCGGCGGACGCCGATTCGGCTGGGCGTCTCCATGAGCTCGCCTCCTCGCACCAGGTCACGTTCTCCGAGATCGGCCGCACGGGCGGCGACGCCCTCGTCCTCGATCCTTTCCTCCGAATCCCACTCCGCGCTCTCCGGGAGCAATGGGAGGCCCCGTGGCGTTAG